The sequence ATTTTCTGACAGAGGACCGCACAGGAAAGAAATTCTCACTTGGAAGGCGTAGAGCAAACACCCATAAAATTGAAATTAACATAATACAAGTGATTTCATAAATTAACAAAtcgtattataaaaaaaaaaactaaaatcgatTCACAgatgaaaccctaaaaaacagatggtgaaaaaaacctaaaatcgaTTCACAgatgaaaccctaaaaaataaacGATGAAAAAACCTAAAATCGAAACTTATGATGATAAAAGACTTACACAATCGATAAACTGAtgattgaaaccctaaaatctattAATCTCTTCTTAATCGATTCAGCTGATGggagaaaaagagagaagaagacgGCAGCTGATAATAAAAGAGAGACTGAGAAATAAAATCGAAACTGAtgattgaaaccctaaaatctattAATCTCTTCTTAATCGATTCAGCTGATgggagaaaaagagagaataagACTGCAACTGAGAATGAAAGAGAGACTgagaaaagaaatgaaatgaaaactCGAGTAGAGATGGGAGGAGATAAAGACCAAGGGGAGAAACATCCTCTAGTTAAGTTTGGTGTGGGGTGGAAGCATCTGTCACACATGTGAATGGCACATGCGGAAACCTGTGCTTGTAAACAAGGTTGTTCAGGTGAATAAAAATGGCTACATCGAAATATGTTGTTGGGACCAAACCATCTGAACAACCCTTGTTTACAAATATTCTTAGCGTGCAGCTGTTATCCACGGTGATACGGAAAGACCATAATAAAAAAGGGTATTAGTTAGACATCTCTTCAACCATAGAGTTTGCTTTAAAAGGAAGGGCAACTAGATGTTTTTTCATCTCGCCTCTGCAATCTTAGAGTGAAACAAGAATATTAACTCAGAGACTCAATTTCATTCTCATCTCAAAACAGCCATGGTAAATGAAAGAGATATTGTTGAGGACGGTTTCAACGGGATTCCACCATCCTCAATTTCAATATCAAATTCACCAGACTTGGAGAACCAACCTCAATTTCAATCTCAACTCTCCGTACCTCAATTTCAATCTCATTCTCCATTTATGAATAGCAGTTACGAAGTTGGGAGTAGCAGTTCTGGTGGTGTTAGTGGCAATGAAAATTGTGTTGGTGGAGAtgatggtgataaaggtaaatccCCCGAGGAAACTCCCAAACCAAGTGAGACAGATGGGGGTTCTGTTAATGGATGGATTATAACTGCAACCAACCCCCAATTTGGAACTCTTGGAACTCTTACTGCGCTTGAAGGTGTTGCAATTGTGGGTGATCGATTTTTGGTCGCCGGTGGAAGACAGATGGGTTTTCAGACGATAGTGTTGTCCTCCGAGACAAGATCACATATACGTATGCTTTCAGCGGGATTGGAGATAGATGGGGGTTATGGTAATGGATGGACTATAAATGCGACCCACCCCCGATTTGGAACTATTCCTGTGCTTGAAGGTGTTGCTCTTGTGGCTGATCGATTTTTGGTCTCCGGTGGAGTGTAGATGGGATTTGAGACCACAATTTCCTTCCGATATAAGATCACTTATAGTGGTCTTATCTTTCCAATCTTGGATCTTTATTGTCCACATATTACCAGACCTGCAGCTGTACTATTAGCCGAAGAAGTTGGATTGCAGGTACCCAATGTTGGCCTGATGGTCAATCATCCAACTGCAACAGCCCCAGCCCCAGTCCCGATCCAAAGCAACACCACCAGCAGAAGAATTCAAATAAGTGTGAACAAGGGTAAGCCCTGGATCAGAAATTTTTGGACGGTCTCCGACTCTCTAGTTTAAAAGCAATGCATGTTTTTATTTTGAACCAAAACATTGTCATGcgctttaaccttcaagtacccTTGCAAAGTAAAACTCTTATGGTTATCTAAGATGTTAAGCCTTATAAGGCAATGACCTATCACAATGCATGATGGTAATGGACTAAAGTGTTGAACTTATATTCTGAACATGTAAACTGCGGGTAAGCAAAGACAGGCATGATGCACAGCAAGTATAAACTGAAGGTCAAATTTATGAAATGAGCAGACAAAACAAAGATAACCACTGTAATAAGAAAACTAAGACCTACAATTCTCAAATTGGAACAACATTACAAATTCACTTCAATAAAGATTAAACTAATAACATTTTACTATTGTAATACAGTTAAAAACCTGGTGCTGTGTTAAGTATTAAAAAAATACTGTGCTTTCAACCAAAATATACTACAAAAGATATTTTTTTAAGGAAAGCTGCCCTATTACATCCAGATTTATGGCTGATTAGCATTAGGAGCATTCCACACAATGGCATTTACACATGGCCTCAACATTTTGGCTGCCATTTTATGCCTCGTTTCACGGCATATTTCTCTGGATTTTTTATCATCCATTTCAATAGATTTGTTGGATTTTGCATACCTTTTCATTAGATAGCATGTAAAGAGGAGGTAGTCTGGCTTAGGTCCTTGTTGTGGATATGCAAATTGACGAACCTTTAGGTTATCTATTGTTACCACTAAGTGTGTGTTAACTATTGGTGTGATAAACACTGCCATTGTATGTGCATCTTTAAGGCATGGATCTACAACGCTGCCGCCAACCAATGAGTTCAGGAACCGCCACTCTCTGCATTTAACATCCAATACCAATAGAGTCCAGTGATGTCCTGAGGCTCTTGGGTCTAGACTTATATTCATGGGAATGAAGAGGAAGTCCAGGTTGTCCAGCTCCATTTTTTCGATAGGTTTACgaacaatttcatctatttgaactTGATAACCATTACGGACAGCATACtgcatccccccccccccccccccccccccccccccccccccccccccccccccccataatTCAATTTGGTGAACATCATTCAGAAATCATGGATTAAATTAAACAAAACgtcacaaaacaaaacaaaacaaaacaaaagagagaAAGTCGAAGAACTAACCCATGCCATAGGGTCCAAGTACGCACACTTATTGTACTTTGGATTTTCCGTCTGATGGTCCAATGCAGCTCTCATTCTCATCCATAATGTGTAGAACTGTATTGCTTGACTGTCAACAAAGTCATCGAATAGTAGTTCTTTCAGTGTAGAATCGAGTACAATAACTTCTACATGTGCCTCATCAACAACATTTACATCCATGTGAAACGCTTCGTCACTACAGGGTTTCAACAAAACCATTATCATGTTAGTTCAGTAGATAAACATGACACTATTGTAGTTTAGAAAACTCTAGGGAATGTTAAAGTCAGTTGTACAAATATTCTACATAAGTAATTCTAATTCTATGCTCATATCATTCCGTAATATCATCGTGAGTTTCCAAATATCAAAAATTTAACAGTAGATATGATAAAACTTAAAGAGTGTTTTTACCTTGTTAAAGCGTGATTCCAGAAACTAGAAATCCTCATTTTGTCTTGTACATTCATTTTATGAAAATTTTCACTCCCTGCAGATTGGGAAGCTTGTGACCAAACGGCTTCTTCGTAGCTGTGTGTGGGTCTATatgatcttcttcttcagcatcagtatcttcttcttcttcagtatcaTTAGCCGGGTCATCCAGGACTTCTCTCATTCTGGTGAAAATTTCATCAAGATCAAGCCTGTATCTATCTAAAGGAATGACTTCTCCATCAGCTTTCAAACTATCTAGCACCTCCTTTTTGGACTGAACGTACTGAATAACAGTATACAAATTACACTCTCTAGATTCCAACTCAGCATAATCTTCATCTTTCTTCGCCAACACTTGTTTGTATATTTTCAATTTATTCTTCAACAACTGAATCCTTCTGTCCGGGCACATATTACTAGTGTCAGGAACCACAGACTCAAGAGTCAATCTTTTCTCAGATTCCGACCAACCTTTTATCAGTGAACTCGATAGCTGAAATTGAAGCATCATCATAGAGATCAACAAACTTgtacaaaagatttttggtaatAACTAAGAACTTAAGTCATAGATTTTAAATGATGTCTTTGTTTTACCATGGACACTGCTATCTTCATATCTATTTTGTAACTCAGTTCCTTCGTTGTCCATCTTGCCATCCGGGGAAAATTATTTTTCTCTTGCTTGAAGTAGTTTGAGTGCCCTTCGAACAAGTACTGCATGAAAAATAGCTTGAgtaaatcattttattttatttttaaaattatgCACACAGTAATATATACCTACGCATGAAAATAACTTGAGTTAATCAGATTAATTATCTTGCAAACTAGTCGTAATTGTCACACTTACCAGTAGATAGGGTAAGCATCCACGtacagtttttttttgttttcttatgctCGACATGAGAGTCGTGTGAATTATATTTGGCCAATCGAAAGTGTTCATCGCTGACAAACTTCAGAAATGTTTTCCATATTCCTTCTTTGATAACCAGCTTCCTTCTCATGTTGTTAGGAAGACAGTCACACAAAGATGCAATGTAAGTATCTTTGTTAGTAGGATaccatttctttttatttcttccacATCTTCAGTCTCATCCTGAAGTATGCCCACAATGGCATTCTCAATGATAGTCTTTTGCATCTTGTCATCCATAAAATAAGCTAATACATCTCCTTCTGCAGCTATTAACTCCCTACTCTGTTTTACAGTTTCCCCTAGTTTGGGTCTCCTAATTCCAAAAGTCACGGCAACATGATCAGGGTTACTTGTCAAGGTGACCTTACTGTCACCATCACCAAATTCAAAATAGTGGTCTTCATCAGAGTCACCTTATCCAGAGTCACCTTCTCCAGAATGCTTGTAAGATCTTATAATTGATTCAATTGGATGTGGATACTTACACCAATAAGCCTTACCCGTATGAACCTCCTTGTTCAGAAAAAGCTTCATCACCTTCCACAAAGGGCCTTTATTTAAAAACTTCAAATGTTCGTTCCTAAACCACAATAATATCTTTAACGAAGTTGTTGAGCCCGTTTCAAGTATCAGCGCATCGCGCCTTTTTCTTTTCACCGGGTCTTTCTCCAATCTTTCATAAAAACTTACTACTGCATGGAAGCCACCTTTGTAGGATATTGATTTTGGTTCTGTAAAAATGAAGACAAAATTCTCAGAAATCATACTTCGGGAGCTAAACATCGGTTGAACTTTTTAAATTAGgtaaaatttattttcttaccaCCTTTAAAGGAGACAATATCTGTACAAACTTCATGTTTTTCTACTAGCATACCCTACGAAATTGGTTCTTCTGGAAAAACAAAAGGATAATTAGGGCACTTGTACATATAGGTGGACAAGATTTTTCACATCAAGCATTACAGATCCATACAATCAAATTTGCTTACCACATTGATAGGGGATAATATCTCCAGGATCTTCTAGTTTGGGCACTGCAAAAAGTGGTTCCGGAACAACCACAATGGCAGTTGAAGTTTCTGCAAAAACAAAAGGATAATTCAGGCACTTGTAcataaacaaaacaaataaagttTTACAAGGGTTTAAATTTGAATTTTACGCCAAAACCTTATAAAATTTCTAATATTGTAGGTTCTAACCCTATCAAGTATCATCTTACTCACTTTTTCTATTTAGCTTGAATCAACTAAAACCAGTTTATAGCAGCCGACGGACACTAATTGTGGTCTGAAATGCATATAGACAGTCGGCAACAAAGGAAATTAAGCCTAAATGTGTACATAAttcatggttaattttcaattgCATCTAATTGAACATATTTCACTTGCATCTACTAAAAAAACAAATTATGGATCAAATCATACACAAAGTAAATTACCAAATCTCATTACTTACCAGAAATTGGCTCTTTCTTTGGCAGTTTCCTCCtatttgtttcaatttcaattgcatattcttcttctttcacaACCACAACTCTTAAATCATCTTATTTTTGTACACCTGAATTACCCCTAATCAGACGATAATCAATGTCGAGATTTGAAGATcgtcttttcttttttgattccCTCTTTTTCTCCATTaccatttttttttgatgaatcacTAGGTTTTTGTTGAATTTTGGGAAAACAAATTGATTTCTAGGGGTTTCGTTTCCTCTCTATCTATCTTCAAGAAAACGGTGGTTTTTAAAATTGAGTTGTGGTGAGTCGGTAACGGTAACGAGATGTGGTTTTGACCACCTGATAAGTGGTACTCCATGCATCAGTAACAACTAACACGTGCTCTGTTTGCATtttgaacacattttccctttaacTTTATAACTGTCGAGGTAAATGATTTTTTTACTGTCAGTTAGTTTTGATTGTTTGAACTTTAGGTCGGCACCCACTGCTGCCAGTCCTTGTTAGGTTATCGTTCTTTACACATGTCCCCAGAGTTAACCCGGTCTGTGGGGTACATGAGTCACTAAGATAACTTGGTCTGAGGGGCTTTAATGATGACTCCGTCCAAAGAAAGATCTATAAAGTAGCAAAAATGCTAATATGATCTATCTACTACTACCTGCATACATTGTCCCAAAAAAGAGAAATAACAACAATGCTAATAGGGGGTGATATTCCCCTATTAGCAGCCATGAAAAGTAAGTGGGTGCAATCTCCGATGGAAGTACATACATGATGCATCAGTCTTATGGATATGGACCAACTCAGTGCCTCCACAGTCCACACTTTGAAGCTAGTATATAATAACAGTCAACAACTATAGTTATAAGGGAGCAATGTAGTAGGCCTTTTGTAGGACAAGAGTTGCACTAGAATAGCAATGCTTTGATGTATAGACGGTACCCGAGTCTTTTGTTATTTACGAGAATTAGGACTAGCCAAGCCACTGTCTCACAACATAGCATCCTTTTGAACTCTCTTCTAGTCTAGTCTAGGTAATTAAAGAAACAGATCTTTTTGCCTTTGTCATTTAATCAGTTGATTTAAATTCAACACTCTCAACTTAGCACTAATCTTTGGAaatgctatttttattttatttttgaagggaTTGTGTGCTTTGTCAAATTAATACTATCATTTAACTGAAGAATAGAAAATTAACCATCATCAAGATTTAAAGATTTGATCAAACAGTCAAGCCTCTGATGATCTCTTTCTTGGGGTCTTCAATGGGTCCAAAAAAAGCTCACTTCTTTGACCACTGGATTGGATATAAACCCTAATCATCAATCTTTTTCACAAAGCAACTGACCTCCAGGTGATGTGATTTGTCTTTTATTTACAGAAATTATGAAAGAAGAACAATAAAACTTTTATCTTTTGTCAGACGGGGTCGTACAGAAAATATCCACTGAAACCTGTGCAGGGAATATCCACAACTATAAGGCTATTATGGTCTTTCCGTATCACCGTGGATAACAGATGCACGCTAAGAATAATTGTAAACAAGGGTTGTTCAGATGTCGTGGACCCAACAACATATTTCGATGCAGCCATTTCTCTTTACCTGAACAACCTTGTTTACAAGGACAGGTTTCTGCGTGTGCCAAGATgcttctgatagacgcatttatgtgtctaaattgtcctcaatgtttcgtattgttagtacttattttcgtccttattatggtgttttgtgtgtttgtaggtatttttttggaaataaatattgttggaaaattcggctcgaaaagttgctcggagcatcccggaggacatttgctatacggaccccaagttttgctatgtgtcacccatggttatgtgtagcccatttgtccacaacacccatttttttccacaacacccattttctaTTCGCAACCCACAgagggataaggggcacccatcttcatcttttgaattctgaaaaaaggcgggaaaacatGGTTCTCACCTGAAGAATTTTCGTTCGAATTTGGAAGGCATTGTACAGAGACTCAATGGCTCATATTGATGGGGGGGGGGGGACTCTATTAAGGTTAACAGGCAGGATATGGTTGATTTCGTCGGTTGAAATTGACTAGATAACCCGCAAGAAAAATTCAGAGCAACAGGTACGCTGgatgagatattcacgggattacaacgTGGTTAAACGTGTGTTGATCATGTTTGGATTGAGCTGGGTCTATGCAGAAGTGTGGAGAAGTTAAATGAGGAAGATTCAGTAGTTGTATACGCGTGGAAGAGCtaaaagtggaagaaaatattcccgagaatatttttcatcaatgtcgagtaatggagaattcgatgaagttattgcgtgatattttgaggctgttgggttataaatagtttctGGGATAGCAGAGATGGATTACTGAGAGTTACGGAggttttagaacaccacagagcttaaacaccaaagttgcagagctgccattttctgctactgcatttctgaagaacacgaagaacagacttaccaggacaatcgttttccaacagtgacaacgacacttagccgtgggtcgtacatcataggcagacttatttgctacatcgtttgcgacacagaggcgtgggtcttagagtaacagtaacacatataactgttacaaacccggttttcattatatttctcccttttcatcatttgtaaaccatttttgagcaataataatgaatttagagcgtgtttccaacatgatgatgtgttaattctctcacaaccaaggcaatgaggaagctatttacgcatgaataatttggtaactattacattttctctaatatttaattataattcactcaatcattgcttttgcagagttttaaattgcttgcgtaattttcctaatcagttgtgattcaattagataggttatgttttgtttagataatctatgcttaagggatacaattgatgtttgagaatttgcttgattattagtgaattaagatataaaggacttaaaagataattagagttttggattatttaccatcattaattcatgtgtaatagtggaatcagtgtcttggttattttctcatatcttgaagtaaattttgagttaagttttctttattttaagttttattaagtctaaaattcattgccttcacaagtcttaaaacaacccttttatcactatctacaccCCACACCAAACTGAACTAAAGGATGTTTCTCCCCTTGGTCTTTATCTCCCATCTCTACTCGAGTTTTcatttcctttcttttttcctttGTCATTTTAACACACTCAATTTTTTTGAACTTGCACGACCACAACTTTATCTGTCTATGGTTGTGTTATGACAGCTCTATCTATGATATATGAAATGTAGTGGTTGTTTCTTTATTTAAGACAGGTCTTACAGATTTTACAGATGaagatttttttcaatttccttACATAAAGAAGCCACTTGGACTCTTGAATTCAACACTCTCAATTTTTTTGAACTTGCACGAGTTGCATGACCACAGCTTTATCTGTCTATGGTTGTGTTATGACAGCTCTATCTATATAATATATAAGCTGATATGTCTCTCCATTTTGATATCTATCTCCATTTTGTGGATCAAGAGCTTCCAATTGTTGTAGATCCGGACTTTGTTTTTCCAATTATTGTAGATCCGGCCTTTGTTCTTTCTTGTTCCTCAATATTTCTGGTAAGCAGAACGAAACATTCGTTACTTCACATGATATCTTAAAACATTTTAGGATTCCATAACTAGTCATGTGGAGCAAGACGCCAACCTTAATTTTGTCGCATAATATGAATTACCCCAAACCATAGCGATTGTGCTATCAGCTTCCTCTTGACGGAAACATTTGGGCTGTTTTGTTAGCACATGGTCTTGGATATCCCCATCATACGGTAGACTATAGAAAAAACTGCGGATAGCTTCATCTTTGCCTGTTAACAAATACAAAATATATGATAACCTGAGATTTTTTTACGTGATGTTAAACATGTAACATAATTCAGACTTACTTAATGTGTTATCCTTCGCATCCCCAGGATGCCATGTTTTCGGAAACACAACTGTATTGCGCTAGAATACGTTTATAGCAAGGACATAGTTAAGCACAAAGACGGTAGAGGAAAATGATAAAAAGATGAAGGGAGCAGTAACAAGCAAACTTACTGGATTAATAACCGTTTTCAATGGAGAATCGTCCACCATAATAGTGTTTAAAGCATGATCGAGGTCTCCTGAAAAACGGGTGTTGATTTGGTATGTTACCTTTAGAAACCATGGCTTGGAAGCTTTATGAGAATCAGGATCAGGAATCTTGGTGTCAGTGCAATGTGCTTGGTTCTGCCCAAAAGCATATGACAAGAAGAGGAAAAAGTGCAGTATTTTAGGTTGTGCTACCATAGAAGGAAAAAGGGAATGCAAATAAAGGTAGCAAGGACATTAAAAAAATAAGTCTATACCATACCCATATCTGgatttgttgtatgtccaaatctGGCGGGAATATCTTTTTCATTTCCTTCGTAGTATTTGCACTGCAGGGATTAGAAAAAAGGCAAACATCTGGAAGAGTACCTGGTCATTGAAGACCAAAACACCACTTTTTTAAACGACGCAACACAGAAGCGCACAAACTCATGACAGTGAGGCCTCAATTCTGACATTTTCCTATAACCAAAAGAACCAAGGACCCCATTCAGGTCTAGAATCAAAAGAATTCGTTTCTTGTCATGTGCTGCATTCAAAAACCTCTCTGGGTGATTCATGCCCCTCAACTCAGAAGACAGGGTTTCCTTTTTCTTAGTCACCACTGAAGACGCTTCTACTTGTATATTATTCATGTTTCTGCTAGTAGCCAGTGCGAACTCGTCGATATTTGCAGTCGATGGTTTACTTTCTCCATCCTGAAATCTCAACACATGATGCATATCCACAATAACATGCAGAACATACACAAAAATAAGATGTTTTCACATAAACAAAAATGTAATCAATTAAACTTCTTAAAAAAGACATGAATACTTTTTTACCTCTTGAAGCTTTTCTATTGTGTTGGCCGACTCCCTTGTAACTTTTTCCAAGGATGTTTTACCATTTCCATCCATCGAATTGCCTTTATATAATCCTTCCTGTAATCTCAACAATGAGTAAAGTTCATCAACAATGTTCATCATAAATATTTTTGCATAATCTTTCTCAATCGAAGGACATTTTCATTCTGTGCATGTAATATCCACAATATCAATGTTGTTCAGAAATTACCTCTTcaaattttttaataatttcgACCGACCTTGCGGCAATATGTTCATCCTTTACCTTCTTATTCTCTGCTAGAATATCGTCTTTTTGTACATTCGACTCAGAAGCTTTCCTCTTTTTAAAATTCCTCTCGAAAACCAGATATGGTTTCGTA comes from Papaver somniferum cultivar HN1 chromosome 7, ASM357369v1, whole genome shotgun sequence and encodes:
- the LOC113292865 gene encoding uncharacterized protein LOC113292865, whose protein sequence is MDGNGKTSLEKVTRESANTIEKLQEDGESKPSTANIDEFALATSRNMNNIQVEASSVVTKKKETLSSELRGMNHPERFLNAAHDKKRILLILDLNGVLGSFGYRKMSELRPHCHEFVRFCVASFKKVVFWSSMTSANTTKEMKKIFPPDLDIQQIQIWNQAHCTDTKIPDPDSHKASKPWFLKVTYQINTRFSGDLDHALNTIMVDDSPLKTVINPRNTVVFPKTWHPGDAKDNTLSKDEAIRSFFYSLPYDGDIQDHVLTKQPKCFRQEEADSTIAMVWGNSYYATKLRNIEEQERTKAGSTIIGKTKSGSTTIGSS